A window of the Phragmites australis chromosome 20, lpPhrAust1.1, whole genome shotgun sequence genome harbors these coding sequences:
- the LOC133901539 gene encoding uncharacterized protein LOC133901539 encodes MLGSLNDINVLHRSHLLDNLAAIVAPQVQHSINGHQYNMGYYLADGIYPEWATFVKPISCPLGRKRQHFVVQQAAVRKDVECTFSVLQSRFPIVRGATRIWDQETLNNIMTACIIMHNMIVENERPDDEVEHVYDGTGDHVESLHTSTPSFEAFTHRYGMITSRQGHHQLREDLVEHLWQLHGGE; translated from the coding sequence ATGCTGGGGTCGCTGAACGATATCAACGTTCTGCACCGCTCACATCTCCTCGACAACCTTGCCGCTATTGTGGCGCCGCAGGTACAACACTCCATCAATGGACACCAGTACAACATGGGGTACTACCTTGCAGATGGTATCTATCCGGAATGGGCAACATTCGTGAAGCCCATATCTTGTCCGCTTGGGCGGAAGCGGCAACACTTCGTCGTTCAGCAGGCGGCGGTACGGAAGGATGTCGAATGCACCTTCAGTGTCCTACAGTCTCGGTTTCCTATAGTCCGGggggctacaaggatatgggaTCAGGAAACCCTTAATAACATCATGACCGCCTGCattatcatgcacaacatgatagtCGAAAATGAGAGACCTGATGATGAAGTTGAACACGTCTACGACGGTACTGGTGACCATGTGGAGTCGTTGCACACCTCGACCCCCTCATTTGAAGCATTCACACACAGGTATGGGATGATAACTAGCAGGCAGGGTCATCACCAGCTTCGTGAAGATCTTGTGGAGCATCTCTGGCAGCTACATGGCGGAGAGTAG
- the LOC133901538 gene encoding uncharacterized protein LOC133901538, giving the protein MDRREAWKETVRELCFGNDSSDEEDNLFLATVTAVHESSATQRGAWGGSVLGRRRIQRNRLEGHQRLFNDYFADPPVYPDYIFRCRFRMKRDLYLKIVEVVADHDPWFQQRRNAAGELRLSALQKVTAAFRMLSYDAPADSLDECLRLGEATIIESMRRFVRAVIGVFGDEYLRSPNEEDTARLIATNEQRGFPGMLGSIDCMH; this is encoded by the exons ATGGATCGTCGCGAAGCCTGGAAGGAGACCGTGAGAGAGTTGTGTTTCGGCAATGACTCTTCTGATGAGGAAGATAATTTGTTCCTTGCGACTGTGACCGCGGTCCATGAGTCGTCGGCAACACAGCGCGGAGCTTGGGGCGGTTCAGTGCTGGGACGTCGCCGTATCCAGCGGAATCGGCTGGAGGGGCACCAAAGGTTGTTCAATGACTACTTCGCCGATCCCCCTGTGTACCCCGATTACATATTCCGGTGCAG GTTCAGGATGAAACGTGACCTGTACCTCAAGATTGTGGAGGTAGTTGCGGACCATGACCCGTGGTTCCAACAGAGGAGGAACGCGGCAGGGGAGCTCAGGCTGTCAGCGTTGCAAAAAGTCACTGCGGCGTTTCGTATGCTATCATACGATGCTCCTGCGGATTCTCTGGATGAGTGCCTCCGGCTAGGGGAGGCCACCATAATTGAGAGCATGAGGCGGTTTGTTCGGGCCGTCATCGGGGTGTTTGGCGATGAGTACCTCCGTTCTCCGAACGAGGAGGACACCGCTCGCTTGATTGCTACAAACGAGCAAAGAGGGTTCCCGGGGATGCTAGGAAGCATCGACTGCATGCAttag